In the genome of Amphiura filiformis chromosome 4, Afil_fr2py, whole genome shotgun sequence, one region contains:
- the LOC140150128 gene encoding uncharacterized protein yields MAVHLINKPIVFTYPPGDPDRILAPPASGASSEQDVDTSNSKLPQDRLPTVITLKDGTYKPGKIQTRWLDNSFQQALLRAQERLAGGSLPREQEEWRLPHAPVPSRPDFSRIVPVYDDRIGKRRRRGKHKRRDTYPKAVKEKSSEPEYILPPIPIPTLYQNAFSDMSTNFPSTKLSKNIVTSSQPVYLPFVGTASLHPKSMTRTIVREPYHPLPELCHGCRGLTHLHDFKGYLYLDGDEYDDNEGAVSESGKGGSLYDDEAEGEGMMGAVGIPVGATVCHGCAISEIPHLHYNSVDGKSVIGINTPAPSQFSSNDSGHYDSISQSHHSASINGAVTRDPPDGAKNADEVLFSVERISDPEVPIHQHTKPRQKPPKLPQWIMDLLKDPQSENAANKIRHYEDHCYACQQALRQLLPDNPMLRQFVPEPGKFLGDDLQYFKHSGHGVDNSEAASTSGIGTSIYSEGDIQRLDELEILKEEEEDAKERERREKEKQKEEEIIKKEEAEKERRTNLYKAPKAFKPKKIESSVTTGEDPFSKERSYNIPKTSGFKIKKSDKAPTSHVDIKRGENNWKAPDKFELKKGPSKVTKSDWNFSQRKERLKPETPPPPPPPPVKKKPSTVPIVPKKREPLEQIASLREPIASQPRRRKVEEKPAEKKKPQPPEK; encoded by the exons ATGGCCGTGCATTTGATTAACAAACCTATAGTCTTCACATATCCACCAGGAGATCCAGACCGAATCCTTGCCCCGCCAGCATCGGGAGCATCCAGCGAACAAGATGTAGATACATCAAACTCGAAGCTTCCACAAGATCGACTACCAACTGTAATTACTTTAAAAGACGGCACGTATAAACCAGGAAAGATTCAAACTCGATGGTTAGACAACTCATTCCAGCAGGCTTTGTTGAGAGCACAGGAGAGGTTGGCTGGTGGGTCTCTTCCGAGAGAACAGGAGGAATGGAGACTACCTCATGCGCCTGTTCCATCAAGACCTGATTTTTCTCGTATTGTACCTGTGTATGATGATAGAATAGGCAAGAGGCGGAGACGAGGGAAACATAAAAGACGTGATACATATCCAAAAGCCGTTAAG GAGAAATCATCAGAGCCAGAGTATATCTTGCCACCAATTCCTATTCCAAC TTTATATCAGAATGCATTTTCTGATATGTCCACAAACTTCCCTTCGACAAAACTCAGTAAAAACATCGTGACGTCATCCCAGCCAGTATATCTACCATTCGTTGGTACAGCATCTCTTCACCCTAAATCCATGACAAGAACTATCGTACGTGAACCATATCATCCTCTGCCAGAACTCTGCCACGGATGCAGAGGTCTCACTCATTTACATGATTTTAAAGGATACTTATATTTGGACGGTGATGAGTACGACGATAATGAAGGGGCTGTGAGTGAGAGTGGCAAAGGTGGTTCTTTATACGATGACGAAGCGGAAGGAGAGGGAATGATGGGAGCGGTAGGAATACCTGTTGGTGCCACTGTATGTCATGGATGTGCAATAAGTGAAATTCCTCA TTTGCATTATAACAGTGTCGATGGGAAATCCGTGATTGGTATAAACACGCCTGCACCGAGCCAGTTCTCATCCAATGACAGCGGCCATTATGACTCTATTAGCCAATCGCATCACTCGGCTTCAATAAATG GAGCAGTAACCAGAGACCCTCCAGATGGCGCTAAAAACGCCGACGAAGTCCTCTTTAGTGTAGAGAGGATATCTGATCCAGAGGTACCGATTCATCAACACACGAAACCAAGACAGAAACCACCCAAATTACCGCAATGGATTATGGACTTACTCAAAGACCCTCAATCGGAAAATGCTGCTAATAAGATAAGACACTACGAAG ATCATTGTTACGCATGCCAGCAAG CCCTTCGTCAACTATTACCAGACAATCCTATGCTCCGTCAATTCGTGCCGGAACCTGGCAAGTTTCTTGGTGATGACCTGCAGTATTTCAAACATAGTGGCCATGGGGTAGACAACTCGGAAGCTGCTTCAACGTCGGGAATCGGAACGTCTATTTACTCAGAAG GTGATATACAGCGATTAGACGAGTTGGAAATACttaaggaggaggaagaagatgcCAAAGAAAGGGAACGAAGAGAAAAGGAAAAGCAAAAAGAAGAGGAAATAATAAAGAAGGAAGAGGcggagaaagaaagaagaacaaaCTTATATAAAG caccaaaagcattcaaacCAAAGAAGATTGAAAGCAGCGTAACGACAGGGGAAGATCCATTCAGCAAAGAACGCTCATATAACATCCCAAAAACCAGTGGCTTCAAAATCAAGAAAAGTGACAAGGCACCTACTTCTCACGTGGATATTAAAAGAGGCGAAAATAATTGGAAAGCGCCTGATAAGTTTGAGCTCAAGAAAG GGCCTTCTAAAGTAACCAAATCAGACTGGAATTTCTCGCAAAGGAAGGAGCGTTTAAAACCAGAGACGCCTCCTCCACCACCCCCTCCTCCGGTGAAGAAGAAACCATCCACCGTACCTATTGTGCCTAAGAAGAGAGAGCCACTCGAACAAATAGCGTCACTTAGGGAACCGATAGCATCGCAACCAAGGAGAAGGAAG GTTGAGGAGAAACCAGCGGAAAAGAAGAAACCACAACCACCGGAAAAGTAA